The sequence ttatactgtatataaactccAGTCATACTCTATCAAAAacttttcaaagtcagctatgaatacatgcctggtttcccagatgtttcatagtgttctattgtttacACTTGtcatatattatctccaatgtattgtccatgtaaaaaacctgttaGGATTAATAATATCCAGCAATACCTTTTAACATTTTAATCAGCTATGCATTTTGCTAAAAacatttgcatcacaacactgaagtgtaagaggcctccaaTTGTTttagactggatctttatatttaccacttggatcctgtttcagtaataatgaaatcagaccttgttGAGTGTccgataatctaccatttatacaggagtggttaaaacatgctaataacagtcctctgagtatatcaaaAAGGTTTGGTATAACTcctctggtatgccatccagtcCTGGGGTTTTCCTGGaattaaaggctttaattgcatcaagatGTTCCTCTGTCATTTgtccttcacatgagtctttctgtacagatgttaatttGACATTATTAATAGGgaaaaaatccatacaattagagtcggttagtggagatggaggagacaaaTGAAAACATGtgcttaaagtactttacttcctctttcaaaatgtttttttttaatgaataatGGTTGACTCAGTCACTTGTAACAAGTTTCAGGGAATTCTTTGTGCctttttccccatattccatccagtttgctttattttttaaataatatattacactggatctttcttgaataagttcctccatttctttttgttttttctCTAACTTACTCTGAGCCTCTGTGGTACAGTTTTTTATTGCTaactatctgtactgttagtccttgcATTTCCTTTGTTTGTGTGGACTCCTTGACCTACATTGCTTTTGTTTAAgagatgagtactgaattgcatggcctctaaaggaacatttaaaagtgtcccatacaataaggggatctgcttgTACCTATGTTACGTTGGAAAAAGTCAATTATAAATGATTCTGTCCTTGTTAAAAACAAGTTATCATCCAATAGCCTTTGATAAAATTTCCAATATCGTCATCCACATGGAAAGAATAATAATGCCAATTATTTGATGGTCTGActgcattctgtcccctatcaacacaTTGTTAattttggtgccagagagaatgacataagaaagtaGTCAGGACGACATGCTTGATTGAGCCTCCATCGTGTATGTCTCACTAGGTCAGGctatttaagcctccatatatccactaattccaatatatccatgacattgGTGATTTCCTTAAGTTCGTGAGGTATTTAAAACCTTATTATGACCTCCCATCATGGTTCAAAACATTTAGAATCATCCATCTACCTGgaggatctgtttggacaatttgcacatttggatcaaaatgACTGTTAATGACTATCATCGGCCCTTTTGAATTTGATTGCCTATGGGAGAAATATATTTTGTCAGGTGACTATTATATTAGATGACTATTATTACAATgtcttatttttttatataaaattTGATCAAAAATTTGATCAAATTGAATTAGTTATAaacaatatatattatattcattcgcttttagccaggtaaatactgatatatttcttattatctgctaagccattacaattataactggctatacttatttcaccataATGAGATACAAGTTTCAAATCTATTTATCATTCTAAATGTTCTTAAACTCACCATTAAAAAAACACTACCAGGGGAACTTCACCAAAACGTTTTGACTGACATGACACAAATGAAACAAAAGCTACATCTTAGAAAACTGCCTGAAGGAGTTTCCCACTAAAAACTCCCAGATGTATCACAGCAaaacaacatactgtacactgacACATCAGAAGCCACAGACCCACCTAACGGTGTTTCCAGAAAGGATGTCATCTTACCTCATGGTGTTTCCACAAAGACTTTCTGTGAGAGACAGTGAACAGACTGATGCCAACCTGTGGATAAAGTAACAAACCAGTCATAAGATAAGAGCCAAAAAGATGCGACACAAACACTTGTCAGACCAAATAATTACATGAGGAACTATATGAACTATGCTGCAGACATAACGTGTATGTAAGGTGTGCTGTTATTTATTAAACTGAAGTTGTGTAAAGATGGAAGTAAACACTCAGACATATCACAGTACATGCTTAGAGTCCAGATTAAAGGCTGGAGGGGGTTGGGGCTATCCGTACCGTTCTGCAGTGACTGTAGATGAAGTCCTCCACATCTACACTCACAGCACTGGTGCACTCATCCAAGATGGCAAACTGAGGTTTGTGGTAGAACAACCTTGCCatctacagacagagacaaacatcaCACATACAAAACAAAGTCAATCACCTTAATTCTGTAATAAACTGAATTAGAATGTGATGATGTAAGCTTGAGAAAGCTTCGATTAAAAGCTGAAGAAAGAATCAAAAAAAGAAAACGTCTTACCGCCatcctctgcttctctcctccACTGAGGACATCCATCCAGTCCTGCACGGTGTCCCAAGTCCCCTCTCTGTCCAGGATGTGACCTAACTGGACGTTGCCCAGGTACTCCTTCAGCACCTGGTCAGAGATGCCTTTCCTCTTTTGCTCCTCATAGGTGTCAGGGTAGATCACCTGATCCCTCAGCGTGCCAATGGGCATGTAGGGTCTCTACATTAAGATGGAAGAGGTCAGGGGTCATGTACGGTCTCTAAAATAAGATGGAACAGCCTTCCAGTAGAGCCAATATGGCTGCCAATTTGCCAAAACATGGAATAGAATATAACATTGGTAATATAAGAGACTCAAAGTGTCCATTTAGTTACCTGAGGAACATAGAAGAGCTTCCCTCGCTCAGGCTTGGTCAGCTGCCCTCCGAACAGAGGCCAGAGCTATAGAGTCAACAACACACCTAATGTTACCTCCATGGCCGACTGTGCTCTTAAGACACTTGAACCAAAATGTTTGACTTAGTTGCAGTACTTCCATTATTACAAGATCTTCCATTGCCACATCTTATCTTACATAGACAGTCATGTCAGTATGAATAAATAGAACAAGATCATAAAAACAGACAATTCTTCACCTCTCCCAGTACTCTGAAGAGTGAGCTCTTGCCACAGCCATTGGGCCCACACACTAACACGTTGGTACCAGACCGCAcctgaagaaagagagagtgaaagcgagAGTGTCGGGGAGGGCATATAACCTCATTGTAACATCCAGCGTGGCCCTCCGAACTTTGAATGTCAACACCACTTCAACATCACCCATTAAAGTCTAAGTTGTTTGAGTGTACTTAGGTCAAACTGAATGACTAGACGAGTGGCACACATTCATTGgcgagggaagccaaagtcatggTAGCTTTACCATCTCATGACATCTATTTTGCAAGAGACCTGTGAGTTCTCAGTGAGACTAACCAtatgcacaaataaaaaggttaaataaaatatacaaaGGAAAGAAAGAGATGCCCACTTCAAAGGTCAGGTCCTTGATCAGGACATCTCCATTGGGTGTTGCTAGTGGTGTGTGTTCAAACCTGCAACACCAACACAGTCAGACACTGTTCTTAGTGACGATTCATGCTCAGACCTCAGAAAACACCTTGGCTTTGGACAACTTCAGTGAGGTAAAAGTAAAATATTAAAGTGATTTCATGCGGCCAATATTATGTACAGCAATGCACTGAGGATTGTCACACATACTTGATGATGTGGTCTACGTTGATGATCTGTCCGCTGCCCGGGACCAGTGTGACTCTTTCTACACCTAATGATTCTTTGTTCTGATGGGAGACCATGGTACGCTCGTATTTCCCAGAGTTCAGTTCTTTCAGGACCTTCCTGAGCTCAGTGATACGCATGGTGAACCTGTTGGGAAGGAGAGACAGGCCTATAGCAGAAGACCACCTACACAGCACTTGGGAGTGAAAGCATGAAGAGCCGTGATGGAAGAGTAGAGTGAAGGCATGGAAAGACGGGAGTGATGTCCGTTATGTGGTCTCTGGCTGGAGAAGCCGTCGGATTAAATGGCATCAATTCAAATCGATTCAATGGAATTGGCGATGGGGATCAGTGTTTTGGGAAGAGTGAAGGCTCACCCGGAAAGCCTGGTCATATCTCTGCCAGCCAGTACGATCCTTCCCAGAGCCTGGGCCAGACTCAGCAGCATCCTGCCACTCTGGTAATAGTCTTCCATCAGCTCAGCTTGGGTGCTGTTCATGTGGCGGGGGTCGGACAGGTTGAGGAAGGGCCGACTCACCACCAGGTAGCCCACCACGGTGGCCATATCTGCAGGGGGGAAGAGACCCAAGAAGTGACTCATAGCTCTGGTGGAAAACCAATTCTGTATTGAACAATGTTATTTTGTCGCCTAGCAAAGCAATAATTTGATGTCTGGACAATGGCAAGTTGACTGACagccatatttatttattttacctttatttaaccaggcaagtcagttaagaacacattcttattttcaatgacggcctgggaacagtgggttaactgcctgttcaggggcagaacgacagatttgtaccttgtcagctcgggggtttgaactcgcaaccttccggttactagtccaacgctctaaccactaggcgttGGATATAGCTATAGCCGCCATTTAATCCGACGGCTATATCTCTGGCTATGTATTGGAGGACATGATCATAAGCTGTAGGTTTAAAACATCAGATCTTACACTTAGCGACCATGCTGTCTACAAAGCCCATAGAGAAGCGGAAGAAGATGAACTTGTGCAAATGGTCGACCTGAGAAGATAGAAGACAAAAAGGTATCACAACATTATTAGACACTGTAGAGACAGTTCCAACCACAATCAGCAGTAAAGGTATCAGAACATTATTAGACACTGTAGAGACAGTTCCAACCACAATCAGCAGTAAAGGTATCACAACATTATTAGACACTGTAGAGACAGTTCCAACCACAATCAGCAGTAAAGGTATCAGAACATTATTAGACACTGTAGAGACAGTTCCAACCACAATCAGCAGTAAAGGTATCACAACATTATTAGACACTGTAGAGACAGTTCCAACCACAATCAGC is a genomic window of Oncorhynchus gorbuscha isolate QuinsamMale2020 ecotype Even-year linkage group LG12, OgorEven_v1.0, whole genome shotgun sequence containing:
- the LOC123991192 gene encoding ATP-binding cassette sub-family D member 3-like produces the protein MAAVSKYFTVKNSSIAGGVLLALCILKQRRRGGKSSGTKGGSELVLSNEDKAAKKDRAAVDYVFFLRISKILRIMVPRWFCKETGYLLFIAAMLVTRTYCDVWMIQNGTMIESAIISRNNADFKNYLFKCCKAMPIFALVNNLLKLGLNELKLKFRERLTKHLYDEYLKGYTYYKMGNLDNRIANADQLLTQDVEKFCNSVVDLYSNLSKPLLDIGLYIFKLTSSIGAQGPSSMMAYLLISGLFLTRLQKPIGKMTVIEQRYEGEYRYVNSRLITNSEEIAFYNGNMREKQTIHSTFKKLVDHLHKFIFFRFSMGFVDSMVAKYMATVVGYLVVSRPFLNLSDPRHMNSTQAELMEDYYQSGRMLLSLAQALGRIVLAGRDMTRLSGFTMRITELRKVLKELNSGKYERTMVSHQNKESLGVERVTLVPGSGQIINVDHIIKFEHTPLATPNGDVLIKDLTFEVRSGTNVLVCGPNGCGKSSLFRVLGELWPLFGGQLTKPERGKLFYVPQRPYMPIGTLRDQVIYPDTYEEQKRKGISDQVLKEYLGNVQLGHILDREGTWDTVQDWMDVLSGGEKQRMAMARLFYHKPQFAILDECTSAVSVDVEDFIYSHCRTVGISLFTVSHRKSLWKHHEYYLHMDGRGNYDFKPITEETIEFGS